In Lysinibacillus sp. FSL M8-0337, the following proteins share a genomic window:
- a CDS encoding GNAT family N-acetyltransferase, producing MDTLIIRKMEQKDLKAVLEIYKEGIETGMATFQTEVPSEQEWDEGHHATLRFVTEDQNKVVGWIGISPVSARAVYSGVGEVSVYISSDSKGKGIASKLFKVLIEESEIAGFWTLQSSIFAINAASIRLHTKMGFRIVGTREKIAMLHGKWNDTIIMEKRSDII from the coding sequence ATGGACACACTGATTATTCGTAAAATGGAACAGAAGGATTTGAAAGCCGTATTAGAGATTTACAAAGAGGGAATTGAAACTGGGATGGCAACCTTTCAAACAGAAGTACCAAGTGAACAAGAGTGGGATGAAGGGCACCATGCAACATTACGTTTTGTAACAGAAGATCAAAATAAAGTGGTTGGTTGGATTGGCATTTCACCCGTTTCTGCACGTGCTGTTTATTCTGGAGTTGGAGAAGTTAGTGTATATATATCGAGTGATAGTAAAGGGAAAGGTATTGCCTCGAAGCTATTTAAAGTACTAATTGAAGAGAGTGAAATAGCAGGGTTTTGGACACTTCAATCATCTATCTTTGCCATCAATGCAGCAAGTATTCGACTACATACAAAAATGGGCTTTAGAATTGTTGGTACGAGGGAAAAAATAGCTATGTTACACGGAAAATGGAACGATACCATTATAATGGAAAAAAGAAGTGATATAATATAA